From Struthio camelus isolate bStrCam1 chromosome 29, bStrCam1.hap1, whole genome shotgun sequence, a single genomic window includes:
- the LOC138062754 gene encoding olfactory receptor 14J1-like: MAYDRYVAICKPLHYGTLMGTRACVRMAAAAWAGGFLHALLHTANTFTMPLCQGNVLDQFFCEIAQILKLSCSHSYLREVGVFVFSACLIFGCFVFIVLSYVQIFTAVLRMPSEQGRHKAFSMCLPHLAVVSLFVSTSFFAYLKPPSISSPAVDLVVAVLYSVVPPAVNPLLYSMRNKELKDALNRLIQLVLVQQH, encoded by the coding sequence atggcctatgaccgctacgttgccatctgcaaaCCTCTGCACTACGGCaccctcatgggcaccagagcttgtgtcaggatggcagcagctgcctgggccggtggttttctccatgctctgctgcacactgcaaacacatttacaatgcctctctgccaaggcaatgtcctggaccagttcttctgtgaaatcgctcagatcctcaagctctcctgctcacactcctacctcagggaagtgggggTTTTTGTGTTTAGTGCCTGTTTAatatttgggtgttttgttttcattgtgctgtcctacgtgcagatcttcacagctgtgctgaggatgccctctgagcagggaaggcacaaagccttctccatgtgcctcccgcacctggctgtcgtctccctctttgtcagcacctctTTTTTTGCCTActtgaagcccccctccatctcctccccagctgtggatctggtggtggccgttctgtactcggtggtgcctccagcagtgaaccccctcctctacagcatgaggaacaaggagctcaaagatGCACTAAACAGATTGATTCAGctggttctagttcagcagcactaa
- the LOC138062753 gene encoding olfactory receptor 14J1-like: LHYGTLMCTRACVRMAAAAWATGFVSALLHTANTFSIPLCQGNVLDQFFCEIPQLLQLSCSHSYLREVGLNVVSACLFLGCFIFIVLSYVQIFRAMLRLPSEQGRHKAFSMCLPHLAVVSLFVSTIMFAYLKPPSMSSPALDLVVAVVYSVVPPAVNPLLYSMRNKELKDALEKLLQSVQC, from the coding sequence ctgcactacgggaccctcatgtgcaccagagcttgtgtcaggatggcagccgctgcctgggccactggttttgtcagtgctctcctgcacactgccaacacattttccattcctctctgccaaggtaatgtcctggaccagttcttctgtgagattccccaactcctccagctctcctgctcacactcctacctccgggaagtggggctCAATGTGGTTAGTGCTTGTTTATtccttgggtgtttcattttcattgtgctgtcctatgtgcagatcttcagagctatGCTGAggctgccctctgagcagggccggcacaaagccttctccatgtgcctccctcacctggctgtcgtctccctctttgtcagtacCATCATGTTTGCCTActtgaagcccccctccatgtcctccccagctctggatctggtggtagctgttgtgtactcggtggtgcctccagcagtgaaccccctcctctacagcatgaggaacaaggagctcaaggatgccctggagAAACTCTTGCAATCAGTGCAATGTTAG